DNA sequence from the Maribacter dokdonensis DSW-8 genome:
ACTTTAATTCCTGCATCTCTTAACGATAACATTAATTTCTTCTGACTGGAGATTATTCTACGTGATACCGCAGCGTATTTTACATCGTTCACCTTTAAGAAATTAATTTTGTCTCCCTTAATAGCCAATAAGGGTTCTTGGGAGATCATGGTATGTATACCGTTTTCAGATGCTTTTTCTACGGCCATAACACTGAACAATTCCATAATTAGTCGGTCCTTATCAATAAAAGCATTGGCAAAGGCTAGTGGGTCGTTTACTTTATCAGTTATTAAAGTAGCATCTGGGTGTTGCTTAAACCAAGTATTTATGCCTTCCATATCTAAGGTGGTATAATCCCCATAGATTTTCTGTTTCATAAATTGGGCATGTGTAGGGGGCAAGGTACCTGTATAATCCGTAAAGCGTGCCCACATGCTCCAATCATGTGCCGCTACTAATTTGCCGTCAGAGGTTTCTATAATATCCAGCTCAAAAAACCTGAATCCTTTTTTATAGTTTTCATCTAGGGCGTGTTTAGAATTGGTAGACTTTACACCATTGATTTCACCACCTGCGTGGGCAATGTAACGATCAATATTGTCTTCAAATTCATAGACCTCTCTTGGAAAATATATGGTAGTGTCCAATATTGGTGAAGCAATACGTATTTGCTTGGTAATGGAATTATCATCTATTTGCTCAAAAATTTGCCCATCTATATAATGCATAATATATGCTTGTCTTCCTTTTAATGTACTTAACTGGGGTAGCCCTAAATTGCTAAGTTCCTTCTGGTAGTCTTCTAATTTTGCGTCTGCGGAATCATGTGCCAATATGGCTATGCTAGCTTTGGCATTCATCATTTCAGTAAGTACTTTAATAAAATCTAGTACATCTTGATCACTACCGTAGGTGTCAAAAGACTTAAATTCTATTTTATGATCGCCTTGCAAGTGTACTATGGTCAGACCTCGTTCAATGGTTTCGGTTTGTGAACCATAGGTGAAGGTACTAC
Encoded proteins:
- a CDS encoding interleukin-like EMT inducer domain-containing protein, which translates into the protein MMCFPGSKTKSVLYTILVTFLIGNQVNAHAVKEHTAYVDDFTNVELILNSHSFNTHQRSTFTYGSQTETIERGLTIVHLQGDHKIEFKSFDTYGSDQDVLDFIKVLTEMMNAKASIAILAHDSADAKLEDYQKELSNLGLPQLSTLKGRQAYIMHYIDGQIFEQIDDNSITKQIRIASPILDTTIYFPREVYEFEDNIDRYIAHAGGEINGVKSTNSKHALDENYKKGFRFFELDIIETSDGKLVAAHDWSMWARFTDYTGTLPPTHAQFMKQKIYGDYTTLDMEGINTWFKQHPDATLITDKVNDPLAFANAFIDKDRLIMELFSVMAVEKASENGIHTMISQEPLLAIKGDKINFLKVNDVKYAAVSRRIISSQKKLMLSLRDAGIKVFVFNVNFDSGKDEQYVYDNELGLVYGMYADKWITDMGSKN